A window of the Dongshaea marina genome harbors these coding sequences:
- a CDS encoding GIY-YIG nuclease family protein: protein MWFLYLVRCANNTLYTGITTDVERRFAEHQAQGGRCAKYLRGKQPLTLAFHTRIGSKSAALKAEFRLKALSKRQKEALLRSPEKLIEFLALSPQANPLL, encoded by the coding sequence ATGTGGTTCCTATATCTCGTCCGCTGTGCCAATAACACCCTCTATACAGGGATCACCACAGATGTAGAGCGGCGCTTTGCCGAGCACCAGGCTCAGGGAGGACGCTGCGCTAAATACCTCAGGGGAAAACAGCCCCTCACCCTGGCGTTTCATACCCGGATAGGCAGCAAGAGTGCAGCCCTCAAGGCAGAGTTCAGACTCAAGGCGCTCAGCAAGCGGCAAAAAGAGGCCCTGCTCCGCTCCCCCGAGAAACTGATTGAGTTTCTGGCTCTCTCCCCTCAGGCAAACCCCCTTTTGTGA
- a CDS encoding PTS sugar transporter subunit IIB gives MNKIFLCCAAGMSTSMVVDKMKTAAKEKNIEVDIIAVGLEEFDATLPDYDLCLLGPQVRYKHQDFATRAAAYNKQVKVINAMDYGMMNGEKILGDALKALID, from the coding sequence ATGAACAAAATATTTCTTTGTTGCGCCGCGGGTATGTCCACCAGCATGGTTGTCGATAAGATGAAAACCGCTGCGAAGGAGAAAAATATCGAGGTCGATATCATCGCCGTGGGTTTAGAGGAGTTCGATGCCACCCTGCCCGACTATGATCTCTGCCTGCTGGGTCCGCAGGTTCGCTACAAGCATCAGGATTTTGCGACCCGGGCGGCGGCGTATAACAAACAGGTAAAAGTCATTAACGCCATGGATTACGGAATGATGAATGGCGAAAAAATTCTTGGGGATGCACTCAAGGCTCTTATCGATTAG
- a CDS encoding PTS sugar transporter subunit IIC, giving the protein MSAFTDSAFSFIEQKITPIAGAAASHKHIMAIRDGFISAMPFMIVGSFLLVFAFPPFSAESQWGFARWWLSAAHQYQDEILTPFHMTMGIMSLYITAAIAYNLAQSYKLEPFMPAMLSLMAFLLIASPMKEGVLSAAYMGGTGIFCALLISIYCTELIRFLKIKEIGIRLPQQVPAKIKQSFDLLLPILIVVVTLYPLNLLLQHSLGMGMPALIMTLFQPLVSAADSLPAILLAVALAHILWFAGIHGAVIVSGMLQAFWLTNLAANQAALAAGAPPPHIFMEAFWTFFIVIGGSGATLGLVLLFIRSRSAHLRAIGRLSVIPSVFNINEPVIFGTPIVMNPTFFIPFVGAPLVNGTLAYFAVKMGLVGHIVSVVPWTAPAPIGAAWGVGWGGTAVLLVAVLLALSTLIYYPFFKVYEKQLLEQERAQEA; this is encoded by the coding sequence ATGTCAGCTTTTACCGACTCTGCCTTCAGCTTTATTGAGCAGAAAATCACTCCCATTGCCGGAGCCGCGGCATCCCATAAGCATATCATGGCGATCCGCGATGGCTTTATCTCGGCCATGCCCTTTATGATCGTTGGCTCTTTCCTGCTGGTGTTTGCCTTTCCGCCCTTTTCGGCAGAGAGTCAGTGGGGCTTTGCCCGCTGGTGGCTCTCTGCTGCCCACCAGTATCAGGATGAGATCCTCACTCCCTTTCATATGACCATGGGGATCATGTCCCTGTATATCACGGCAGCGATCGCCTACAACCTAGCCCAAAGCTATAAACTTGAGCCCTTCATGCCAGCCATGCTATCCCTGATGGCTTTTCTGCTGATCGCATCCCCGATGAAAGAGGGGGTGCTCTCGGCAGCCTACATGGGAGGAACGGGGATCTTCTGCGCGCTGCTGATCAGTATCTACTGCACCGAGCTGATCCGATTTTTAAAAATCAAAGAGATAGGGATCAGGCTACCGCAGCAGGTTCCGGCCAAGATCAAGCAATCCTTTGATCTGCTGCTACCGATTCTGATCGTGGTGGTCACCCTTTATCCGCTGAACCTGCTGCTCCAGCACAGCCTGGGAATGGGGATGCCAGCGCTTATCATGACGCTGTTTCAGCCCCTGGTGTCTGCCGCAGACTCTTTGCCAGCGATCCTGCTGGCCGTGGCCCTGGCACACATCCTGTGGTTTGCGGGGATCCATGGAGCCGTCATTGTCAGCGGTATGCTGCAGGCGTTCTGGCTGACCAATCTGGCTGCCAACCAGGCAGCACTGGCGGCCGGGGCCCCTCCTCCTCACATCTTTATGGAGGCATTCTGGACCTTCTTTATCGTCATCGGTGGCTCAGGCGCTACCCTGGGACTGGTGTTGCTGTTTATCCGTAGCCGCTCGGCTCACCTGAGGGCCATCGGCAGGCTCAGCGTGATCCCTTCTGTATTTAACATCAATGAACCTGTGATCTTTGGGACGCCAATCGTGATGAACCCGACCTTTTTCATCCCTTTTGTCGGCGCCCCTCTGGTCAATGGCACCCTCGCCTACTTCGCGGTCAAGATGGGACTGGTGGGTCATATCGTCTCTGTGGTGCCCTGGACAGCCCCGGCTCCTATTGGTGCGGCCTGGGGAGTCGGTTGGGGGGGCACTGCAGTGCTACTGGTCGCTGTGCTGCTCGCACTCTCGACCCTGATCTATTACCCATTTTTTAAAGTCTATGAAAAACAGCTGCTCGAACAGGAAAGAGCGCAGGAGGCCTGA